In Solanum lycopersicum chromosome 3, SLM_r2.1, the genomic stretch AGTAGCCAAGATTGTCATTTCATGAAGATTCACTATCTATGGAGTATAACATCTAAACCTGCAGGGACAACTTTATAAAGTAGCAGTTGTATGTATTACTTGTCTAATTTTTCTTGCAGGTCTATCTTGATCCTGTGCCCCCAGGTTAAGAAATGAAGCAGGCTGTGAACTATAGCTGGGACTTTCCTGAAGGAGTAACCTCATTCTTTCTGATTGAATTGAACTGCTGCAATTTACAGCAACATTCTATAAAATAGGGAATGCTTCCATTAAATTTTCTCGTATAAATATCCTTATGATCTTTAAACCTCTTCGAACATGTCAATCACAGTGCTTTCTTAATATCACTTGTCAAGCGCAAACACAATCAGCATTGGCATTTAGCTAACATCTGTTTCAGAGCTTGTTGTGTGAAGGCTTGTCAGGAGTCTCCTGAGATCTCAGTTTTTTTCACATTTAGAGTCTTTAATTGTGTAAAAGAATTGCCTGGAGCTGTATAAGATGCAATCCATCTTGATGGGACTCAATTAGCTTTTGTTTACTGTTAAAATCCCTTTGGACACTTCTTTGTATGCATTTGAAGCTTAATTCTGATTGATTGAATTGATGGCCATACAGTAAGTAACTTCAGCAAGCCTGAGTTAAATACAGTCAAACAGTGTAAATCAACTCACTGCTTACATATTGCAGGAAGAAAAAGTTGACTTCTCACTGGAGAGACTTTATACGTCCCATAATGTGGCGGTGTAAATGGGCAGAACTCAAGATGAAAGAGCTTCAGTTGCAGGAGGCAAAGTATAATAGGGAGATATCAGCACATGATAGGAAAAGACATAGGGAGTTCGATCAAGCTTCTTTGGATGAGTCAGGCTCGAAATCGTTGCCATTTATTCATCCAAGGCACAGGAAAAAGGCCATGAAGAGGAGAAAGAGGAAGAGAGTTGAGCACGGAACAGATATTGCAACACACATGTCTACTCATAACCTTTTCTCTTATTTTGGTACGACTTCTTTTCTCATTCTTTTGATTGGGCACCAATGTTTCCAGTTACCATGATAAATTCAGATTGGCATGTGACATCTTGCAGAAAATAAAAGGCTAGATTTGGATGTGATACCACCTGGAGATGATATTAGTAATGCAGGTACGTGTTAATGTTCACGTTTTCCCATCATTATTCCCCACTTTTTAGTACAGCTCCTTTAAAACTATCATGTTTGCACCATTTTCCCTCTggtttcctttttttaaaagagaGTTTGGACCACTGGGATTTCTTTTGCCTTCATGTTGTGTTTTCACCCACCTAGGTCTCGTACCCGTCTTACAATGTACACTTATCACTGAGAAAGAACCaaataaaatcttttctttgtttcccttttttgtttagtttgttGGACAaggaaattataattttcttaggGGCACAGAAAATGAAATGCTGATATTTTTAACGCACTCTTTCTCTTAAATAATGTTTCCATCATTTTCCTGGAAAGATCATGTCTCATATTTCTAATAAGACAGCATATCTTAATTCTTCCTactttatttctttcagttcTTTTGCATTCATTCATTTTGAAGCAACATACCACACCAAATTCGCTTTATAATTTTGTCAAAACCTTTGGCATGGTCCTTAAGTCTACATGTTATTCCAAATACAGTAACATGCTTTGGAAAAACTGTCACCAACACAAGCATTGGCCAGAGGAAATTGCACAGCAAATTTTTGTTATCACTGTTACCTAGAAAAGCTTTGGACCTGTCATTACGAAACTTCAATGATTTTCTGATGTGTTTGTCTTGTATAATTGAAGATCACTTTTAGTCATGGAATGCATGGTGCTCACTTACAACTCTCTTgcgttttcatttttttaccaAGTAAAATTCACCCTACCCAAGATTTTGCACAGATCTTAATTGTGCCGCGTTCAAGCTTGAAGGTCATTCTCTTGAGCCATCTAGTGCTTAACAGTTAACCTTTGACTGGTACTTATGGACCTTCTCACAGTCATGGTTTCTTGGTTGTGGTATACCTTTCAATGCCACCTATTATGGCTTTTCCTTCTGCTCAAATTTAGTGAAATTCACACTTGAAAGCAATGACACGATATATCTAAATCAGTTCTAGACAGGTGTTTGGAGTGAACTTTGTTTGACAGGTTTCAAGTTCTAGCATTTTAGAAGTGCAAATAATCGGTGCACCACCTGTGTTCTGTCTTCTTTATCTATTCTTTCATCCATAAGGTATTATAGGTAGCTATGAAATTAGAAAATGAGAAGTGATGATAAAATTGTCTAGTTCACATTTGTCCAGGTTTAAATTCAGAACTTCAAATAAGGACTTGAGCAACTTCAGTACATTTATTGCTCAAAATATATCAGTCATAGTGTTGCAATTTAAGTGTCTGTCATTGTTTTAATCGACAAGTTGTGCAAACTcccaaatttttaatttctgaGTCACAGATCCTTTCAGCAGGGGATGCACACTTTTGCCTAGTTTTGCAGAATATGTATAACCTTTGTCtctaaatcaaaattattctaTATCCTTGTTCATgctttcacatttattttttctcacaCAAAGTTTGGCATATCTACTGACGACATTGATATTTTTAGAAATCGTTTATGTGATATAACTTCTGTAGGTGtttcttattttgattttctttttatggCAAAGCATTGGCAGAACAGAAAACCAATGGTCAGGATGAGTTTAAAATTGATGATGATTTGTCAATTCTCGGAAGCAGCAACGGTTATCTTGAGCAGATCCTTCGGAAAATTGAACTAGAACATAGTCGGGTTCATAAGCTGAAAGACCAGCTTGATACAGTGATGACGAAAAATGCAATAAAGTTTTCTTCCTCTGAGAATTTAATGTCATTTGATGGACAGGTTAGCTCTATTCCTAGTCCTACATTCTCAGCATGCAATGGAGACACAACATCAGCTGGAGGTTTATATGGTACATCTCAGCATGTGGTAGATTATGATCTCGGAGATTTCATCATGCCTGACAGTGCAATTTCAAGCTATGGAGAGGCTATGCCTATTCCTGACATAATAGAAAGTACAGTAGGACTTTTGTCCTCTGTGGATGTCACGCAGCACCAGGCGCAAGTTGGAGATTCAAGCGAAAGAGTAAGATCTTGTCCTTTCTCAGTGGAAAAAGAGAATAATTATGGTTGTTATCTTACTAAGCTAGCTTACTGAATCTATCCACTCTGATGAGGGCCCTATGACACTTAATCCTAGGACTAAAAAGTGGGACTAGTTTTTGTATTTCATACTTGGTGCTTGGGATTTGTTCAATAGTAGGATTACAAgagattttgtatttttgcatTCACATTTGGGCTTGACTTAGTAGATGTGATTAGATGTTTtaagtattttcaaatttacaGTTAATAACTGTATATTTTGCTTATTAATAAGCCCCTATGTAGATGAATTAGGGAAACAGGAAGTGGTAaaactaagaaactaaaattaagCTAAAATAAGGCTGCAATTGAGTGAGGGAGGGAGGTGGTTTGGGGATGGAAGATGTGGGAGGCCCTTAAATAAAAAACCAAATTGAGATCAATTCTCTTATCCCATCTATGAACCGAAGGACCATAGTTTTCTCAAATAAGCTAGTTGTCTCTTCCATGTCCTCAGTTCTCTTCAATCATTTAAAGTCGTTTCAAGGCTGGCTGTTTTCAACTGCATTGACTGTTTTTATGTATTGTAACTGCAGATTGTTGATAACATTCTCATACATAATGAAGTATCAGAAGTAGGACACATTTTGGCGATTAATCATGATATATCCTTTGACAAGAATCAAGATGTGGGAAATAATGCGGAAGAAGAAAGCTTTAATCCAGCTCCCCCTGCATCAGAAGCTAATGCAGCAGGTAAAGCATCCACAGCTCAGGAACAATCAACATTGAAATCGCGTTTAGCCTCGGAGATCCATTTTcccaaaaacaaaagaaagagaggAGAGCGTAAAGCCGGTTCGGGTGGTTGGAATCGTAGGATGCCAGGTGAACCTGATAGCCAGTGACTATTATATAAAGTAGATGTTTTTGACTTGGATCAAATGTTTGGCATGCAGCTGAACTGCTCAAAGTAAGCTGCTCATTTGAGATCCTCTAGAGTTCCTATGGCTTTTAATTTGAGGATGCCATAGTCAGTTGGAGCTGAAAATATCACCATTGGTAGTGTAATCTTGTAGCTGGGATAATGTATCTTTTATCCTTGGTATTGCTTATGTACTGAGTAGCTATTTTAGGCCTTGTGAAATTGAATGCCCTTTTAAATTCAATTATGCAAGTTGAAATTAGACAGCAATTTTGTTCTTATTAGTGTTTTTCAGAGACAGGCTTCATATCCTTTCAGAATGAATTTTAGTGTTTCTTGTAATGTGGTTGTTAAATCCACACTTTCAGATTTTCTTGGTTGCATCAGCATATTTGATTTTCACAAAATGCTTGTTGATGGAGGCATCATACCTGCTTGTTGAATAACAAAtatagggtgtgtttggtacaagcaaaaatgtttttcaattttctcatgtttggttggattaaatattttggaaaaatgtttttaaaatcaactcattttcctcaaatttaaggaaaatgaatTCCCTTCAAATTTAAGGAATACATTTTCCAAATCTCTCttccaacttcaaattataatttgtttttgttgaaaacatcaatttatatTGTTCTTACCCTCAAATCAGGCCTCTACCTCCCCCCTACctcccaaaaaataatttcaagcttttttaaaaaaatgtttttaacttCAATCTTTTTACCTCACTCACTCCCACCCACCCACCCTCCCaaacaaaaacaatattaaaagttgtttttgaaGATATTTTCTGATTTCAATAATCTTCCACTCGAATATCGTTAAatcttaacttttttttgttattgggCTTAATCTTGGGTGTTTTGAGTGCTTgtagagaaattagatacattGGCATGTAATAGCATATGCCCAATATATGTTAATCTGTAGTGACCTTGAAGGtttattttggaaaattttagaaaattactattttacctCTCTCTATAGTTGTCCTGAGTCAAATTTGATTAGTTTACAAGTTGGTTTAGAAATTTGATTGAAAAGTTGAGATTTTTGGAAGTTCTAGAGTTTTGGAGGCTTAAAGTTGTTAAAAGCGGTTTTTGGTAACCACCGGATCTACGAGACTCGAAATGAAATTTCATCAGTTCTATCAGCTCTAGAATGTAGAATTTGTTATATGAGGAATGTCGTTTTTTATTTCAGAGTTGAAAGTTTGGGTGTATTTAGGCTAAGAGTTGGTTTTGGTCAACATTTGGAGTTCTAACGCTCGGATCGAATTTTCGATGATTCCATTGGATTTGGAGGCTGATTTTAGGCCTATGTGAGGTTCTGATTGAACTTTCAAACGTCTTAAGGGTAGTTTGATATTATTTGTGTAAAGTTAGTTTATTGACATTTTAACGGGTTTTGGAACAAAAAAACCTTGAATCCTCATTATAATGATTCTATTGAGTTTGAAATGTTAAGTTTAGTTGGGTAGCATATCTAGTTTGTGTACTCGGGATTCTAAACTAATATAGATGGTCCGGTCAGCGTTTTTGTTATGTATTGTTTATTGCTGAAGTTGGTGTCTGGTGCATGTGAATTTGTTCATCGCGATTGCGGGGTCAACCCTCGCGATCGTGAAGGTGTTTGTTTGTTGTGAGTCGTGGTCGCATGAGCGTGTCACAATTGCGTAGGCGAACTTCTATATACTTTGCAATTGTGTGACTCTTGGTCGTGATCATGTAACAATAGTACCTTGATCATCACAGTTATATGGCCCTATGCCACGATCTCGATGGTCAATTAAATGAGTTGATCGCATTACTCATCCGATCGCGTAACCTTGAGGTCGCGATCATGATAAACATTTTTCCCTAGGAAGAATCTTTTTAATAAGTTAGAGTTTCATCCTCATTTCACCATTTTTGAACTTGTAGAGCCTAGTGGAGGCAATTTTAATGggatttttaaagattttttgatatttcatgatttttctaGTTAATCATTGTTTTTGAACCCAAACATTAGGATTTTCACAAGAACTTGGTGTTTTAAGAAAGATGACGATAGATGGTTGATTTCAAGTCGGGTTTCGATGTGgttttttctattgattttcAAAAGCTTAAGGTAACGTGATTTCATACAAAATTCTAGATTTAATCCTAgttgaatttgattttcaaaacaattgattttatatttgtttagaTTGTGTTGATCTGGAGACTCGTCGGAGGGGGAAGGCTCCAGTGACTGGTTAATGGTTTGCTTTCTTGAGGCAGTGATCCTCTTGATCCTTTGTTAAGTCTATAAAATCTTGTATGCCTTATTGCGTGTGTTGAGGAGTAATGGAATTGGTGAAGGGTTAAAATGTGTGATCATTTGTCTATGTTGGAtgatttttaatgataataaaagggaaataaagAGGAAAGTTGTTGGTATATTGATGTGCGATAAATTATGGATGATTTGAACAGTTATATTAATTCACTATTGATATGATGTTTCATGATAATGTTGAGATGGATTGTGTGTTGATATGTAAATTatattatctcattatttgtatAAGCATGCTTACTTGCATTGGTTCAGAAACACTATGATGAGATATGTTTTAATGATTATGTCGAAGGAAAATGGTTCCGATAATGACAAAGGGAAATAGTTCCGGCGATTAATGATTGTGCCAAATGAAAATGGTTCTAGCAATTGGTGAATATACTGAAGGTGAATGGTTGCGGTGGATATATAGACCTTGTAAGTTCCCCATTGGTCCCGGTCTGAGTCTCAGTGTCTCATCCCGAAATACCCCCTAACGTGACTAGCACCCACCAACACCACTTGTCGGACATACCAAAAATCTATATCGTTACCTAAATTATTTAACCACTAAGATagaatgaatgaataaaaaacTCTTCAATActcattaaaacaaaataattaaaatattatatcgaTTAATGAAAAGAAAGCATCAATTAACTAATATATCTCTAGTCCAAATCCCACAATAAGACCATAGAGCATCTATTAGAGCTACTCACTTCTTCTTGACATGTGAGTTTTTACCGATCAACACTCCACCTCATACAAGATAGTTGGTTTGactatcattttatatattttcctttAAGATTTGGTGGCACATTTTTATTATACAAGACACAAGATGCAAGCTTCTATTTTATCTACCTTACGCCAATACGATatttatcatcattatcaatcTGTCCATTTCTTTCGATTATTGATTCCAGATACTTAAAACTTCCTTCTTTGGGTATGGATTGTTTCAATACTTACTTCCATCATGTAACATGAGTTGGGCTACTGAACTTGCACTCCAAGTATTTTGTCTTAATCATGCTTAATCTGAACCCTTCATACTACAAGGTATGTCTCCAAACGTTCAATCTATTGTTAACTTTATCATGTGTATCATCGATCAACACTATGTCATCTACAAAGAGAAAATACCATGACATCTCTTAGTAGATATGTCGTGTCTATACATCCATCACAAATGCAAATAGAAATAGGCTAAGTAGGATAAATAATCCCCTTGAAGTTGTTCTGATGTGTCTATTGAAATCTCCTCTAATGAAAAGCTTCTCGGTACACGGGGTACCCCTCACAACCTCGTCCA encodes the following:
- the LOC101264799 gene encoding uncharacterized protein isoform X2, which encodes MAPTYHTTETSLERKPKFSVKIAATGKTNTVPSTSERKDFNFRSNFRHNNIVQMENNLSARTTKASNSSMDVAVDVTGFARSSDIRLATKADPDETEYSSSFVDTSSENDNGSSDAEVESRFYDDSGLSSSFDGFSSLFPIRKKKLTSHWRDFIRPIMWRCKWAELKMKELQLQEAKYNREISAHDRKRHREFDQASLDESGSKSLPFIHPRHRKKAMKRRKRKRVEHGTDIATHMSTHNLFSYFENKRLDLDVIPPGDDISNAEQKTNGQDEFKIDDDLSILGSSNGYLEQILRKIELEHSRVHKLKDQLDTVMTKNAIKFSSSENLMSFDGQVSSIPSPTFSACNGDTTSAGGLYGTSQHVVDYDLGDFIMPDSAISSYGEAMPIPDIIESTVGLLSSVDVTQHQAQVGDSSERIVDNILIHNEVSEVGHILAINHDISFDKNQDVGNNAEEESFNPAPPASEANAAGKASTAQEQSTLKSRLASEIHFPKNKRKRGERKAGSGGWNRRMPGEPDSQ
- the LOC101264799 gene encoding uncharacterized protein isoform X3 gives rise to the protein MAIQKKKLTSHWRDFIRPIMWRCKWAELKMKELQLQEAKYNREISAHDRKRHREFDQASLDESGSKSLPFIHPRHRKKAMKRRKRKRVEHGTDIATHMSTHNLFSYFENKRLDLDVIPPGDDISNAALAEQKTNGQDEFKIDDDLSILGSSNGYLEQILRKIELEHSRVHKLKDQLDTVMTKNAIKFSSSENLMSFDGQVSSIPSPTFSACNGDTTSAGGLYGTSQHVVDYDLGDFIMPDSAISSYGEAMPIPDIIESTVGLLSSVDVTQHQAQVGDSSERIVDNILIHNEVSEVGHILAINHDISFDKNQDVGNNAEEESFNPAPPASEANAAGKASTAQEQSTLKSRLASEIHFPKNKRKRGERKAGSGGWNRRMPGEPDSQ
- the LOC101264799 gene encoding uncharacterized protein isoform X1, producing MAPTYHTTETSLERKPKFSVKIAATGKTNTVPSTSERKDFNFRSNFRHNNIVQMENNLSARTTKASNSSMDVAVDVTGFARSSDIRLATKADPDETEYSSSFVDTSSENDNGSSDAEVESRFYDDSGLSSSFDGFSSLFPIRKKKLTSHWRDFIRPIMWRCKWAELKMKELQLQEAKYNREISAHDRKRHREFDQASLDESGSKSLPFIHPRHRKKAMKRRKRKRVEHGTDIATHMSTHNLFSYFENKRLDLDVIPPGDDISNAALAEQKTNGQDEFKIDDDLSILGSSNGYLEQILRKIELEHSRVHKLKDQLDTVMTKNAIKFSSSENLMSFDGQVSSIPSPTFSACNGDTTSAGGLYGTSQHVVDYDLGDFIMPDSAISSYGEAMPIPDIIESTVGLLSSVDVTQHQAQVGDSSERIVDNILIHNEVSEVGHILAINHDISFDKNQDVGNNAEEESFNPAPPASEANAAGKASTAQEQSTLKSRLASEIHFPKNKRKRGERKAGSGGWNRRMPGEPDSQ